GAAGTCTAGGCGCAAAAAAGCTACGCACATAGTCTGGGCATGTTTGTGAAAGAAGCCGTCAAGACAGGTTACTGTTTTTATCTTTTCTTAAAATAGGGTAGATTTCGACCTGAACTGCTCTTTGGTAAACGGTACTTTTTAGCAAACGGTAAGGCGGGATAAGGTGGGTGAAAGGGAGGAACTAAAGCCAAAGGCACCTCTTCTTCGTGAGATAAAAAGGGGTAAACCTGAGGATAAATATATACCAATAACTCTAGTTACCGGACGCGGCGAAATATCTTGCCGTTACTATCCTGTGCGTGGGGCCTATCTTGGCACAATTTGGGTGGGTGGAGTTGGTGGCGACTTTGATACTCCGGCCCGCGGCCTTTACCCGAAACTTAGCGAGGCGTTGCGTGAGTACAATATTGCTTCGCTATGGGTTAGCTACCGGCATCCAGCGTCTATTGAAGAATCAGTTTACGATGTGATGGCCGGCATTATCTTTCTTGAGAGTGAAGGTATCTATAGGATAGCTCTAGTCGGCCATTCGTTTGGTGGAGCCGTTGTGATACAAGCTGCGGCTCGCTCTGGATCGGTTAAGGTAGTGGTTGCGCTTGCAACACAAAGCTACGGAGCGGAGGAAGTATCTGAGCTATCCCCAGATTGCTCTATCCTTTTGATTCACGGAGCTGACGATACGGTTTTGCCAAGCTCAAACTCGCGCCGCGTCTTTGAGATGGCGCATGAACCAAAAAAGCTTATTATTCTGCAAGAAAACGGTCACAATTTAGAAAAGGCTGCTGGTGAGGTTGAAAAGCTGGTTCGCGAATGGGTTGTATCCCGGTTAATCCCACTCCAGAAGTAGAATAGCATTTAGGCAGTGTGAGGTTTAATAAGCCATAGGGGCCATTCACTTTTTATTTGGCATTCGAAAGGACCGAATTGCACTCGGCAACAGAAGCGCTCATCGACAAAAGGAAAGGTTTGAATGCAAACCGGGGAAGCTTTAACTTCCCCGGCTTTAGTTGCTTCATATAAGCGACTTAGCCTATATCAATCTAACCAGATGAAAAACGACCACTATCAGCGAGAAGATAAGTAAGATATTTATTATACCTGCGGTTACAGGAGTTAGCGCAAGTATGCCAAATAATTGCAGTAACGCTAAAACAACAGCTATGAAGAGTACCGCATAGATAATGGTCCACATTGGAGCATTTGTCCTTGCTGCCATTATCCTCACCTCCTTGCTATAGTATATATACCCAGAAATTACCAAGCCTAACTGAATAATTGCCTGCACGGTGGACGTGCACTTATAAGGCACTTGCTAGCAGACACCTGGGGTTTTTAGAGAAATATGAGGTCGATGTGCTATACCCTAGGGGCTATGATTTAGCTATAACGTATCTTATAATTAAACGTAAATTTATATTTGACAATAATACCCCTGGGGGGTATACTTACGTTTAAAGTTACTATTGGTTAAGGGGTTGATAAATATATGAACCTAGAAGATTTTGCATACGTTGTTGAAACCGATAAGAGCGTTGATGATGCAGTTGTAGCGGTTTTACGCGAAGTCGAAAAAAAGGGATGGTCGGTCTTTAACGTAATTGGCATCAGCGAGAGGCTTGCGGCAAAAGGATTCGATCAGAAACCCGTAAAACTAGTCGAAATATGTAACGGTAAGCATGCCAACCACTTTTTAAATAAAGACAGATATGTATCTCTTTTTATGCCATGCAGGATCAATATCATGGAAGAAGACGGCAAGGTTAAGATTAGTTCTATGAGACCGTCAGTTATGTCGCAATTCTTTCCAAACGTAGACCAATCAGAAGCAGCGGCAGTAGAAAAAGATGTAATCGAAATCATAGATAGCGCTAAATAAATAGTTAGAATATCGCAGATAGCGCTAAACATAGCGCTAAATAGTTAGTTTTGGCTTCCCAGCACTACCCTTGCCGTTCTTTAAGGACGGCAAGGGCCTCCTTAGCTATATCGCTAATGGCCTTTTCCTGTAGCTCTCCATCAGTATAGATGTTTATGCGGTGGTGATCTTTAAGCAATCCTTCAAGAGACTCTCTTACATCAAAAACTAAGCCTTCTAAGACAGTAGTGCCGGCTTCGCCGATAGCTCCTAAAGCCCAGGCTGCATGTCCGCGAACTGAAATCCGCGGATTTCTTAACAAACCTAAAACGTGAAATACGTAGTTTTTGAAAAGCTCCGGTCGCTTTTCTCCAATTTGACGCACTGACCAAAGCAGCCCGACCCATACTCTGCTATCCGATATTTTTGCAAACATCTTGGGCACAAAACTGCCAAGTTTATAAGGCTGGGCTGCAACAATAGCTCCTATGGCTTCCATTGAGCCCCATGCATTGCCGCCGGATTGATCTTCTAGATTATAAAGCAGGCGTCCGATAACAACATGGGCTTTGTTTTCATCTAATACCTCAGGATGAGCAGCCAGAACGCCGAAAGCATTGACTGCCCGCCAGTGTAAGAGGTTGTCTTCGTTATAAAGCAGCGATGTGAGCTGCCTTACTACAGCTCTATCACTTTTTGCAAGCTCAACTACTGCGTCAAAATTTTTATTCTGCAGAAGCCCTTTTAAAATATCTTTTGTCGACAATCGCTTCTCTCCTTAGTGCTATTCTCATATTTGCAACTTAAATGGCAATATATGCCTGTATGTGTCTGAGAATTAACTTTAACGCATGCAGGTATTGATGACAATCCTTGAGTTTGCATCCCAAACCCGTAAGTCTAAAATATTTTTTCTAGCTCGGCTATGGATTTTTCGGCCAATTCCCAGACTGTAGCGCTGCGGAGTCTGCCCGAGTCATAAATATAAAGCGGGGCGTTATCGCCCCTAAGGGCATTGAGGTGTTTTGCGGCATCAGCATCTTTGGTGGCCCCGAGTACCCAAGCGGCATGGCCTCTTATTGTGGGGTTAGGGTCTTTAAGAAGCTCTATTATTTTAGGTACGCTGCTCCAGACTAAGTCGGGTCGTTTTTCGGCGATTTTTCTAGCCGACCAGAGCACGCCGCGCTGCAGAGTCGGATCGTCTATAAAAGAGAGAACTATACGGCCAAAATCGGGAAACCGGTTTGGGTTAGTTGCAACTACTGCACCGAGCGCTTCAGTTGCTGGCCATGCTGTAGCTCCAGATTCCTCAGCCAATGACCAGACAAGCCGCCTTGGTATGTTTCGCTCACCATCCGGGCCGTTGCTAGCGTTGCCAGATCGCTTGGCCTGGTAAGCGGCGACCACACCCAAAGCTTCCGCAGCTCGCCAATGCAAAAGGTCGTCAGTGGCGTAAAGAAATGAAAATAAGTATCTGATGACGCTTTTTCTGTTTTTGGCAAGCTCGGCTACCTTATCGAAATTTCCTTCATCCAGAAGTTCTTTTACCTTTTCTTTTAAAGACACATCAATGGCTCCTTCTGCCTTGCGGCACCCTCTAACCAAAATATCAGGGTTCAACAATTTAGTAAATGCTGTTTGGTTGATATGCTACCTGGGTGCGGGATAGGAAATTTAAGCTTTCTTTTAAGCTTTCTTTTAGCCAGGGGTTGTGCCTTGAACGAATCTTCACAAAAAATTCACACACTATTTCAAGCTTTTTCATATTACCAGCAGTAATATGGTTATGGAAACATATAAACCCAAGGCATCTTGATGAGCGTTTTTAATAACTATGAACTGTTCAGTTACTAGTCAAAATAGGAGAAACGCATGAAAATAAGGCTTGCAAATCTTGCAAATAAAAGAGCACTAATCCTTGTTTCCATTCCGGCTTTAATCATCGCATTTTTGTTTTATCGGATATTGGGAGCCAACGACCAGCCTGAATACAGGACAGCGAAGGTCGAGCGCGGGATGATTGTTTCATCGGTCAACGCCTCCGGTCAGATTAGTCTTACCAACAGCGTAAATGTTACGACTCAAGCTACCGGAGTTGTCAAAGAAGTTTATGTAAAAGAGGGAGATATTGTAAAAGCTGGCGATAAACTTCTTACAATCGAACTTGACCAGGACGGGCGACTTGCAAAAGCAAAAGCGTGGTCGGCGTATCTAAGTGCAAAAAGCGCACTTGATTCGGCACTGCAAAATAAATCCACCGCTAGCAGGAGCATAAAGCAAGCTAATATTGACCTTGCGAACGCGCAGCAAAATAAGCTCTCGCTGCAGCAGGCTTTAGAGAGAGCACGGGCCGACCTAGCCGGGGCACAAAAAGCTTTAAATGATTTGCCGGCTGATGCAAGTGAGCTAGAGCGGCAGAAAAAAGAATTGGAGCTTAACGCGGCAGAGATTGGTGTGACTGTTGCTCAGCAGAAATATGATGGCGCTGATGCCGCGATAGAAAATGCCCGGCTCGGTGTGTCTTTAGCAAATCAGGCTTATAAAAATGCGGGCAATTCAATTGAAAAGGCACAAGCAGATGTCGATTCCGCATGGCTATCTTATCAAGCCACACTGGGGACGGTAACAGCTCCAGTCGACGGCAGGGTAGGCAATCTTATGGTAACGGTTGGTACCGCAATAACAGGCTCATCTTCTGGTGGCAGCGTGTCAAGCCCGGGCAACTCATCTCAAAGCAACTCTGCAGGTGGCAGTACAAATACAAACAGCGGGGGAAGCAACGGCGTATCCGGTATATCTACCAGCAGTCAAAAGGTGGCAACAATTGTCAGGGAAGGCACTCCTATTGCAACGTTTAACTTATCTGAGATTGACATCGTTAAAGTAAAGACAGGGCAGAAGGCTACCATTACGCTTGATGCGCTACCCAACAAAACGTTTACCGGCAAAGTCATAAGTATCGATAAAAGCGGTACGGTTTCTTCAGGCGTGACGACATACCCGGTTACCATACAGTTTGATACGACATCTGATGATATTCTGCCCAACATGGCAACTAATGCAAGCATTATTACGGAAACTAAGGATGATGTGCTGCTTATTCCATCCGGATCTGCGCAGACAATTGGCAACCAATCGTTCGTCACTGTTTTAAAGAACGGCAAGACGCAGCAGGTACCGGTCGAGCTTGGGCTATTATCTGATAGTCAGATTGAGGTTGTCTCTGGCTTGTCGGAAGGCGATGAGATAGTCTTGGGTACGGTATCGACTGCAAGCCAGCAAACTAGCAGCGGTTCTTCACCGTTTAGTACCGGTTTTGGCGGCAGGGGTTTTGGCGGCAGCTTTGGCGGTGGGGGTATGCGCCCGGGAGGATTTGGCGGCCGCTAGAGCCACGCATCCGGCATAAGGAGCAGCAGGCAATGATCAAGGTAAGCAATCTTTCTAAGATATATCGCAACGGTTCGGTTGAGACAGTTGCGCTTTCCAACGTCTCTTTCAAGATCGAGAAGGGCGAGTTTGTGGCAATTATGGGGCCCTCTGGGAGCGGCAAATCGACGCTGATGCATATACTTGGGGCGCTTGATACTCCAACATCCGGGACATATATCCTGGACAACAGGGAAGTCAGCCAGTTATCTGACGACGAGCTGGCTGTAACCCGGAACAGAAAAATCGGCTTTGTTTTTCAATCATATAATCTTCTTCCAAGAACAACGGCGCTAAAAAATGTAATGCTTCCAATGATGTATGCCAGGATACCAAAAGAAGAACGTATTATGCGGGCAACAAGTCTGCTTAGGATGGTTGGTCTTGGAGACCGCATAAACCACACCTCGAACCAGCTCTCCGGCGGTCAGCAGCAGCGGGTAGCGATTGCCCGTGCACTTGCTATGAATCCGGCGATTATCCTGGCGGATGAGCCGACTGGTAATCTAGCTACCGCCCAGAGTGAAGAGATCATTGCTATATTTCAGGAGTTAAGCGAGAGGGGACATACTGTTATCGTGATCACACATGAGCCCCCTATTGCTGAGCACGCAAGGCGGATTATCTATCTTCGAGACGGTGAGATCATAGAGGATAGCACCAACCATAAGCGTCGCAGGGCGAAAAGAGAGGATGAGTAACGCCTATGGAATTTTCCGAGATTTTATCGACCGCCTTTGAGGCGTTGATGTTAAATAAAATGCGCACGGCTCTTGCGACTCTTGGTATTGTTATCGGTATCGGTGCGGTCATAGCCCTCGTGTCACTTGGCCAAGCAAGCCAGTTAGCAGTTCAATCGCAGATACAGTCGCTTGGTTCAAATTTGCTTACGGTTATGCCGGGGGCCCAGTCAAGCGGCGGCGTTCGTGGGGCATCGGGCGGTGGAACAAGTCTTACTCTTGAAGATGCCAAGGCAATTATGACATCCCCTCAAGTCACAACAGTTGCGAATGTATCGCCAGAGTTATCGCGTAGAGCCCAGGTTGTTGCTGGAGGCAACAACACGAACACACAAATCTTGGGGTCAACACCAGCTTATGTCGAAGTGAGAAAACTTACAGTGTCCTCGGGAAGGTTCATTTCGCAGCAGGATCTTGATGGCATGGGCAGGGTTGCTGTTTTAGGTCCGCAAGTTGTAACCGACCTCTTTGGTGAAGGCGCAAATCCGATTGGCCAATCAGTAAGAATCAACGGTATGTCTTTCAGGATTATAGGTGTGACCGTCTCAAAAGGCGGAAGCGGCTTCATGAACCAGGATGATATCATTTTTGTGCCGCTAACTACGGCGCAAAAGCTTCTTTTTGGTGTTGATTACGTGGGCTCGATCTCAATAGCTGCAAAGAGCGAGCAGGCAATGAGCCAGGCAAGGGATGAGGTAGGCTATTTGCTGCTGGCACGCCACAAGCTATCAAGCCCGGCGCAGGCGGACTTTTCGATAATGTCACAAGAAGATATCCTTGGCGCCGCTTCGCAGGTTACCGGAACATTTACAATGTTACTTTCAGGCATTGCTATGATATCCCTTCTTGTCGGTGGCATCGGCATTATGAACATAATGCTCGTAACCGTAATCGAGCGGACGCGGGAGGTCGGGCTTCGCAAATCGCTTGGTGCAAGGAAAAAGGATATCACCACACAATTTTTGGTTGAAGCGATAATTCTTACTGTTGTCGGCGGTATTCTAGGGATGGTTTTGGGGATATTGCTATCATTTATTATATCCAAACTTATCAGCCTGCCGTTTACACTCTCGGTGTCATCTGTATTTTTAGCGCTGGGTGTCTCAGGTACAATAGGGATTGTTTTTGGTTTATACCCGGCGCAGAAGGCGGCCAGGTTGTCACCTATTGAGGCACTTCGTTTTGAATAAGTCGTCTTTATAAAGCATTAATCAATATTAGTCGGAGGTGGCATTATAATGAATGCAAAGATTGTCGCGACAATTGTCGCAGTTGCCATGGTGTTTGGCGGGGGTGGTTTTTACGGAGGTATGGCGTACCAGAAAGCGCAAACGCCAGCATTTGGCACCTCAGATGGCAGGTGGCCCGGTATGATGGGGCGTGCAGGTGCGGATGGCCAGGGAGGCGCCGGTGGTAATGCTAATGGAAACCGCAGGTTCTTTGGCCAGGGTGGAAGGCCAGTTTCCGGTGAGATTATCAGTCAGGATGATAAAAGTATTACTGTAAAGTTAGCCGACGGTAGCACCAAGATAGTGATGCTCTCAGACAAAACCGAAATAAGCAAGGCTTCAACTGGAAACAGAAGCGATTTAAAAAAAGGTGAACGGGTATTTGCTGCGGGCACTGAGAATTCGGATGGCAGCATTACCGCAAACATTGTTTCGATTGGTGGCAGGTTTGGGATGCCTGATACAAATAGAAGACAATAATTCCTACCAATATGCTAGGTATTGTGTTATACTAGGAATAGAACATAATGCCTGGAGGCGAATTAAATGGATGCAGGGAAACTGCTTGAGGAATATAAAGAGTTAGAGGAAAAAGCTGTCAAGTTAAAGGGAAAGCTTCGCTGTAATAGCGAATGCACCGGGTTGTGCGTAACGGCCGAGGTTTGGCAGGCAAAGCAGGATTTGATAGAAGTTACTATGCGGATGGATGAAATTAACGAAATGCTGGGACGCGACAAAAAGCTTGCTTATCACTACTAATCGGTGAACCGGTGAGTCGGTGAATTGATGTTTATGTAAAATTAGTTATACAAGGGCGGAACTTGGTTCCGCCCTTAATTCTTGCACTTGCTGCACACCCATATCCTTTATTTTTCTTTTGAT
The nucleotide sequence above comes from Bacillota bacterium. Encoded proteins:
- a CDS encoding dienelactone hydrolase family protein, whose protein sequence is MGEREELKPKAPLLREIKRGKPEDKYIPITLVTGRGEISCRYYPVRGAYLGTIWVGGVGGDFDTPARGLYPKLSEALREYNIASLWVSYRHPASIEESVYDVMAGIIFLESEGIYRIALVGHSFGGAVVIQAAARSGSVKVVVALATQSYGAEEVSELSPDCSILLIHGADDTVLPSSNSRRVFEMAHEPKKLIILQENGHNLEKAAGEVEKLVREWVVSRLIPLQK
- a CDS encoding DUF302 domain-containing protein, with the translated sequence MNLEDFAYVVETDKSVDDAVVAVLREVEKKGWSVFNVIGISERLAAKGFDQKPVKLVEICNGKHANHFLNKDRYVSLFMPCRINIMEEDGKVKISSMRPSVMSQFFPNVDQSEAAAVEKDVIEIIDSAK
- a CDS encoding HEAT repeat domain-containing protein codes for the protein MSTKDILKGLLQNKNFDAVVELAKSDRAVVRQLTSLLYNEDNLLHWRAVNAFGVLAAHPEVLDENKAHVVIGRLLYNLEDQSGGNAWGSMEAIGAIVAAQPYKLGSFVPKMFAKISDSRVWVGLLWSVRQIGEKRPELFKNYVFHVLGLLRNPRISVRGHAAWALGAIGEAGTTVLEGLVFDVRESLEGLLKDHHRINIYTDGELQEKAISDIAKEALAVLKERQG
- a CDS encoding HEAT repeat domain-containing protein produces the protein MSLKEKVKELLDEGNFDKVAELAKNRKSVIRYLFSFLYATDDLLHWRAAEALGVVAAYQAKRSGNASNGPDGERNIPRRLVWSLAEESGATAWPATEALGAVVATNPNRFPDFGRIVLSFIDDPTLQRGVLWSARKIAEKRPDLVWSSVPKIIELLKDPNPTIRGHAAWVLGATKDADAAKHLNALRGDNAPLYIYDSGRLRSATVWELAEKSIAELEKIF
- a CDS encoding HlyD family efflux transporter periplasmic adaptor subunit, with amino-acid sequence MKIRLANLANKRALILVSIPALIIAFLFYRILGANDQPEYRTAKVERGMIVSSVNASGQISLTNSVNVTTQATGVVKEVYVKEGDIVKAGDKLLTIELDQDGRLAKAKAWSAYLSAKSALDSALQNKSTASRSIKQANIDLANAQQNKLSLQQALERARADLAGAQKALNDLPADASELERQKKELELNAAEIGVTVAQQKYDGADAAIENARLGVSLANQAYKNAGNSIEKAQADVDSAWLSYQATLGTVTAPVDGRVGNLMVTVGTAITGSSSGGSVSSPGNSSQSNSAGGSTNTNSGGSNGVSGISTSSQKVATIVREGTPIATFNLSEIDIVKVKTGQKATITLDALPNKTFTGKVISIDKSGTVSSGVTTYPVTIQFDTTSDDILPNMATNASIITETKDDVLLIPSGSAQTIGNQSFVTVLKNGKTQQVPVELGLLSDSQIEVVSGLSEGDEIVLGTVSTASQQTSSGSSPFSTGFGGRGFGGSFGGGGMRPGGFGGR
- a CDS encoding ABC transporter ATP-binding protein, which translates into the protein MIKVSNLSKIYRNGSVETVALSNVSFKIEKGEFVAIMGPSGSGKSTLMHILGALDTPTSGTYILDNREVSQLSDDELAVTRNRKIGFVFQSYNLLPRTTALKNVMLPMMYARIPKEERIMRATSLLRMVGLGDRINHTSNQLSGGQQQRVAIARALAMNPAIILADEPTGNLATAQSEEIIAIFQELSERGHTVIVITHEPPIAEHARRIIYLRDGEIIEDSTNHKRRRAKREDE
- a CDS encoding ABC transporter permease, encoding MEFSEILSTAFEALMLNKMRTALATLGIVIGIGAVIALVSLGQASQLAVQSQIQSLGSNLLTVMPGAQSSGGVRGASGGGTSLTLEDAKAIMTSPQVTTVANVSPELSRRAQVVAGGNNTNTQILGSTPAYVEVRKLTVSSGRFISQQDLDGMGRVAVLGPQVVTDLFGEGANPIGQSVRINGMSFRIIGVTVSKGGSGFMNQDDIIFVPLTTAQKLLFGVDYVGSISIAAKSEQAMSQARDEVGYLLLARHKLSSPAQADFSIMSQEDILGAASQVTGTFTMLLSGIAMISLLVGGIGIMNIMLVTVIERTREVGLRKSLGARKKDITTQFLVEAIILTVVGGILGMVLGILLSFIISKLISLPFTLSVSSVFLALGVSGTIGIVFGLYPAQKAARLSPIEALRFE